Genomic DNA from Deltaproteobacteria bacterium:
CTTTATGTCTCACCGGAGCGATTGGCGATGGAGACCTTCTTCAACAATCTGAAACGGGCCAATTTGTGCCTGATGGCTATTGATGAGGCCCATTGCATCTCCGAATGGGGCCATGATTTCCGGCCCGATTATCTTTTCCTCTCCGAGATGGTCAAAAATTTTCCCGCACTCCCGGTGACCGCCTTTACCGCTACGGCTACCAGGCGGGTCCAGCGGGACATCGTCGACCGGCTCGGGTTGCGCAATCCCCACCTGGTCCGGGCTTCCTTCGACCGCCCCAACCTTTTCTATGAGGTTTCCCCCAAGACCGATGTGGAAGCCCAAATCCTCGATTATGTAAAAAAGCGGCCGGGAGAGTCCGGCATTGTCTATCGTACGACCCGGGAGAGCGTGGATGAGACGGCTCTCCTTCTTGAGAGCCAGGGCATCCGGGCCTTGCCTTACCATGCCGGGCTGGATGACGACAGGCGGCGGGGAAATCAGGAGGCCTTTAACCTCGACAAGATCGAAGTGATCGTGGCCACCAT
This window encodes:
- a CDS encoding ATP-dependent DNA helicase RecQ, which gives rise to MAVLKKVFGFDSFRPLQQEVVRAILDGRDCFVVMPTGGGKSLCFQLPAHLLPGTCLVISPLISLMKDQVDAARGNGLRAAFLNSSQADQERLKVLSELMAGRLDLLYVSPERLAMETFFNNLKRANLCLMAIDEAHCISEWGHDFRPDYLFLSEMVKNFPALPVTAFTATATRRVQRDIVDRLGLRNPHLVRASFDRPNLFYEVSPKTDVEAQILDYVKKRPGESGIVYRTTRESVDETALLLESQGIRALPYHAGLDDDRRRGNQEAFNLDKIEVIVATIAFGMGIDKPNVRFILHGDLPKSLEAYYQETGRAGRDGEPAHCLLLFGRGDIPKIRYFIDQISDENEWGRS